Below is a genomic region from bacterium.
TTTTTAGATATTTTTTAGTTGCGTTAAATATATAACTATTAATATTGTTTGTCAATCTAATTTTATACAAAAAGAGGCCGCCTTAAAGGCGGCCTCTTAGCTCATTCACTGTTTACTTCAGCACTATCATCTTCCGGCTTTGGGTCTTGCCGTCCGTACTCAGATGATATATGTACACCCCGGCACTCACCTGTCTATTCTGGTTGTCCTTTCTGTCCCATTTGACCGTATAACTCCCGGACTGCTGTTCCCCGTTGACCAATGTCTTCACCAGCTGCCCGGCTATGTTATAAATGTTAAGTTTGACCTTGTCTGCCTTTGGCAGCTGGTAACTGATGTTTGTCTGCTGGCTGAACGGGTTGGGCGAATTCTGAAGAAGCCTACGATCCGTTATCCGCTCAAAGTTCTCCGGCTTCCCTGCCACCCCCAGCGGAACTTCCCCGAACTCCGCCATTACCTTCTGTGCCGCCAGCCTGGCTTGGTTCTTGTCCATATAATACAGCGGGAAGCCAAAGAACACCGTCTTGCCCGAGTCCCGCACCGCGCAGGCTCTTCCTTCGTAGGGGCTGGCGTTGTTCCTCATGTCCATCACATAAATTGTGTCGGCCCCGGCCAGCGGCGTACAGGCTTCGATATTTTTCATGGTACCGTTATATAGCGTGTTGGGATATTTTGCCGGATCCAGCGCTATGGAAGGATATCCCGACAAGCCCTGCACTCCGATCAGGGAGTCTGTGCTTCCCGAAAGTTCAACACGACTTATCCCAAAATAATCATAAAACAGGTTGCCGGCGGCAAAATTAGCCGGATAAGTCGCGCTGTTCCGGATGTCCGCGGAAGGCTTCCAACCGGTGAACCACAGTTTTCCGCCGTGCATCAGATACTCCCTGATGGCGCTGCTGTCATTGGCCGCCAGGAAAGAGGAAGGATCGTCGCTGTGCCATAGCACGGTAGAATATGGCCCCATGTCTCCCAATATCGGCTTTTGGGCCACAGCCCCGAAGTCGTACCCCTCTGACTTATAACCGGTGGTCAGGTAGTTGTAAAAGCTATCCTGCTGGACGTCACGAGGGAAACTGGTGGTGGTCCAGTTCTGTGTCTCATCGACCACCAATATCCCCTGATCAAGGGTGATGGGACGGCAGTAGGCCGAGTCGGATAAAAGTCCGGCATTGGCATCGGTGTCCCGGGCCCTGATCTTGTAGTAATACCGGCTGGCTCCGGAAAGGGGTTTTTCCAGCAGAAAGGTGTCGCTGGTGAAGGTCAGGCTATCGAATGTGCCGCTATCTATCCTACGAAATACATTATAACCCGCCAGGTCCAACTCTAGGTTCTTATCCCAGGTCAGCGTTATCCCCGAATCCACTGGTACGGCCACCAGACCGGAAGGGGCCAGGGGCGCCGATCTGGGTGTGCCGGTGGCTTCGGTTATCATCGGGCTTTCTTTGCCATCGTTATCTATCGCAGTAACACCAATATAATACAGGCTATCAGCCATTAAGCCACCGATCGTAACTGAAGGTCCAGTTGTCTTATTGTTAGTGAAAATCGGTAGATTATAGGTTTTGTTGCCACTATTATTACTCCAATAAACTTTATAGCCTGTTATGTTGCTGGCCTTGTTGGGCAACAACTGAACATATAGCTGCGTTCCGTTCCCCACGTCGGTGACTTCCAGACCACCAACCTTTTGGGGGTAATTGGCCAGTGTGCCCAAAAGCCCCATCCCGGCTTTGATGATGCTGGTAGCATAGCGCATGCTCATGTAGGTGGTGCTGTCGTTGGTCTGATGATAGACCGTGCTGAAGTCCAATTCCTCACTGTAGGTCACCGGAAAGCCTCGGATTGAGAATTCGTAGCTGTCGCTTCCGCTTAAATACACGCTGTTATATTCAGGAACCAGGTTGGTGTCGGCCAGCCGGCCATACCACCCGGCCATTTGGCCCAGCATATAGGCATAACTTTCAGACCCGGGGTTTAGTTTTGAGACAAAAGTGCTGTCGTTCCCCTTGTAGCCTATCATGTCGTAATTGAGCATGCACCCTATGTCCATCCCTGCATTCAGGGCTGCTTGAGCATATTCTGCGCTGCCGAACAAACCGTATTCTTCCGC
It encodes:
- a CDS encoding M28 family peptidase produces the protein MRIRNLFISALVLLAVGAGTVLAVPVELYLVKFAPGTDVYRLAGSQSWPLYHISGQQALMGKWLSISGNKAVLGSNLVYQGPSENLRWVHLKRNSQLPAIKAVYSGKDILLAEAGNVAAAGVKNGRDLMIKAFNPRSIVMAPPAVLRTASLTRDTTVATLVHLVDTAEVRTRIEAMQSFDTRFLDAANHDSVVGWIRNQFLNMGIADVRTDTFDIGYGMKQHNIIATIPGLLDTTVVYIVGGHYDSYSPDEYNQAPGADDNASGTVAALEMARVLSLPGNQPNNTIRFIAFDAEEYGLFGSAEYAQAALNAGMDIGCMLNYDMIGYKGNDSTFVSKLNPGSESYAYMLGQMAGWYGRLADTNLVPEYNSVYLSGSDSYEFSIRGFPVTYSEELDFSTVYHQTNDSTTYMSMRYATSIIKAGMGLLGTLANYPQKVGGLEVTDVGNGTQLYVQLLPNKASNITGYKVYWSNNSGNKTYNLPIFTNNKTTGPSVTIGGLMADSLYYIGVTAIDNDGKESPMITEATGTPRSAPLAPSGLVAVPVDSGITLTWDKNLELDLAGYNVFRRIDSGTFDSLTFTSDTFLLEKPLSGASRYYYKIRARDTDANAGLLSDSAYCRPITLDQGILVVDETQNWTTTSFPRDVQQDSFYNYLTTGYKSEGYDFGAVAQKPILGDMGPYSTVLWHSDDPSSFLAANDSSAIREYLMHGGKLWFTGWKPSADIRNSATYPANFAAGNLFYDYFGISRVELSGSTDSLIGVQGLSGYPSIALDPAKYPNTLYNGTMKNIEACTPLAGADTIYVMDMRNNASPYEGRACAVRDSGKTVFFGFPLYYMDKNQARLAAQKVMAEFGEVPLGVAGKPENFERITDRRLLQNSPNPFSQQTNISYQLPKADKVKLNIYNIAGQLVKTLVNGEQQSGSYTVKWDRKDNQNRQVSAGVYIYHLSTDGKTQSRKMIVLK